The genomic stretch TGTTGCTGATGCCATTCAGGGGCATGTTTGTATCTTTGAGGGTTTTATGGATTTCTTATCCTATCAGACCCTTCATAAGAAAGGAGATTATCACCTATGCCTCGATTTTCCTGTTGATTTCCTAATAATGAATTCTGTAGGCAACTTAAAAAAAAGCTTGGCGGAACTTGAAAATTATGCTTTTATCCATTGTTATCTGGATAATGACCTTGCAGGACAAAAGACTTTTGAAACAATAGTCGGATTATATAACGACCGTGTCTCTGATGAAAGTGTTCGCTACCGTGACTATAAGGATTTGAATGATTACCTTTTGGGTAAAAGACGCTAAAATCCTCTTCCCTTCTCTTGCAAGTAAGCCCTCCTTTCCAGAGGGCTTACTTGTGTCAAGACAGCCGCTTAGATCCAGTTAGAGTATGATATTTGAGTATGATTTTAGAATTTGACAAAATTCTTGTTAAGAATATCTCACTTTCTGCACAGATATTTCCAGGAGTCAAATTAATGTATTTCCTTTGTATTCATATTTTAATCATATTTCAAAATCATACTAAACACATGAAAGCATACTTTATCTTCGCTATTATACTTACTGTGGTATATATCCTCTATTATACGTTGATGATAGCAAAGGATCTATATAGTACAAAAGGCGTCAAAAAAAACGATGAAGAGGAATTTGACGTGACGGATCTTGAAGGAGAGGAAAGTATCAATGTCATTGAAAACGACGAAGGCTTCAATGTCGGTGAAAATGAATACCAGACCAATTATGTCAGTAGTCAGGAACAGCAGTCTAACAACAAGATTGAAAGTTCTCGAGAAGATGTCGTGGAGAAGCTGAATGAGAAGATCAAAGCAAATATGGAGGAAATGCAAGCTACCTTTTCAAACCCTTATAATGCAGCTGAACTATACAAATTGCTATTGACAAAAGGAACTGCAAAGTCTAAATCTGAGGTAGATATAACTACAAAACCTGTAATAGATGAACTATGATTCGACACAAGGTCATAAAAATAATCTGCGTGCTACATATTATGCTTATCCCCTGCTCTGTATTTGCAAAGAGTGGAAGTGTAAACTATTCGTGGGGAGCAGATGCGCTTGCATCGATGCACGATTTCGTGGTGACCATGATGATGTATGTGCAGTACATAATATATGCAGCGGCAGGAATATTTGCAGTCATTTCAGCATTCCAGATTTACATTAAGATGAACTCTGGTGAAGATGGTTTTGTCAAGCATGTACTCACATTGTTTGGAGCCTGTCTTTTCATTATAGGGGCGTCACTTGTCTTGCCTGCATTTTTCGGCTATCGCATTTAAGAAATCACGAGTACAAAAAATAATATTAAACTAAAAGAGAAGCGAACATGTTTCAAAAAACAAAAAGATTTTTTAGCGGATTATCATTCCCAAAGAAAGCGCAGATGCTTTGTCTTATGATGGTGTTAGGTGCTACATCATTGATGGCACAGAATGTTGCAGGTGACTATTCAGCAGGAACAGCTGCATTGACACAAGTCAGTGAAGAAATTGCAAAATATGTCCCGATTGTGGTAAAACTCTGTTATGCCATTGCCGGTGTTGTAGCTGTGGTAGGTGCAATCTCCGTTTATATCGCCATGAACAATGAGGAGCAAGATGTCAAGAAAAAGATCATGATGATTGTCGGCGCTTGTATTTTCCTTATAGCTGCTGCTCAGGCACTTCCTATGTTTTTCGGTCTGTCATAGCAAATGGGGTGATGAAAGATAATGACGAACATTATCCAGTCTATCCAGTATTCAAAGGGCTGCAGCGTCCACTTGAATTTATGGGTATTCAGGGCCGCTATATTTACTGGGCAGCAGGTACAATCGGAGCTGCAATAGTCGGCTTTATAATAGCCTACTGCATAGCAGGATTCATTTTAGGTTTGGCTGTATTGGCAATTGCCATAACGATTGGAGCCGGATTGATTCTGTTCAAGCAGCGCAAAGGACTGCACAGTAAACGACAAGATCAAGGAGTTTTCATATATGCCCACTCCAAGAAGATGTAAAGAAAACCATTTTGACCAATGATGGCTGTTGTTTAATGTTGAACTGGGCAGGCTTGTCCGAATATACGCAAGCCTGCCCTTAATCGTAATAATAGAATGATCACATACATTATCCTTGTGTTCTTAGCATTGTGCATAGGTATGGCGATATCCGTTTATACCTTCGGTACTGGGGGCAAACGCAAACGAATATTCCAAGACATTTATTTTTCGGTAGAAGATGCTGGCGGTATCGGGGTGTTATATACCAAGACTGGCGAATACTCTGCTGTGTTGAAAGTCGAGAATCCAGTTCAGCAATACTGTGCCAATATTGATGCCTATTATGAATTTACACAACTATTTACAGCTATAGCGCAGACCCTGGGTGAAGGATATGCTATGCACAAGCAGGATATTTTTGTAAAAAAGCAATTTTCAGATGAAAATAATAAAGCGAAAATGGAATTTCTCTCTTCATCCTATTTCAAATATTTCACTGGAAGAGCTTATACCGATTGTGAATGTTACCTTACGATAACCCAAGAGGTCAAAAAAAGCAGACTCTTTTCTTATGACAGCAAGAAATGGAAAGATTTTCTTGTAAAGATACGTAAGGTGCATGACCTAATGAAAGATGCCGGAGTGCATGTCAGGTTCTTGAACAAGCAAGAAGTCAGCGAATACGTTGATAGATACTTTGCGATGAACTTTAAGGATAAGCTTATCCCTATGAGTAATTTCAAGGTTGATGACGAATGTATCTCTATGGGAGACAAGCGATGTAAGATCTATAGTCTTGTCGATGTAGATAGTATTAGTTTGCCATCTGTTATACGTCCGTACACCAATGTAGAAGTCAACAATAGCAGTATGCCTGTCGACTTGATTTCTGCTGTATCGAGCATACCAAATACAGAAGCTGTGGTTTACAATCAGATTCTTTTTATCCCAAACCAAAAACGGGAATTAGCCATGCTAGACAAAAAGAAGAATCGCCATTCCAGTATGCCCAATCCCAGTAATCAAATGGCCGTAGACGATATAAAACGTGTCCAGGAAGTCATTGCAAGAGAGAGCAAGCAACTGGTATATACGCATTATAACATCGTCATAGTCATGTCGGCAGATTCAGATGTAAATAAATGTACCAATCATTTGGAAAATAGTTTTTCAAGATTGGGAATTCATATTTCTAAGAGAGCCTATAACCAATTGGAATTGTTTGTTAACTCATTCCCGGGAAACTGTTACGGAATGAATCCGGAATATGACCGTTTTCTCACTTTAAGTGATGCAGCTGCGTGTTTGATGTACAAAGAACGTATTCTCCACAGTGAGTTGACGCCACTAAAAATATATTATACAGACCGGCAAGGTGTACCAGTAGCCATAGATATCACAGGCAAGGAAGGAACAGAAAAATTGACTGACAACAGTAACTTTTTCTGTCTTGGCCCATCTGGAAGTGGCAAAAGTTTCCACATGAACAGTGTTGTTCGTCAACTGCATGAGCAAGGTACAGACATAGTTATGGTCGATACCGGTAATTCATACGAAGGACTGTGTGAATATCTTGGTGGCAAATATATATCCTATACAGAGGAAAAACCTATTACAATGAATCCATTCCGTATCAATCGTCAGGAATTGAATGTAGAGAAAGTCGGATTCTTGAAGAATCTTATACTGTTGATATGGAAAGGAAGCCAAGGTAGTGTCACAAAAACGGAAGACCGATTGATAGAACAGGTCATTACCGAATATTACGATACCTATTTCAACGGCTTTAATGGATTTACCCCTCCTCAAAGAGAGGATCTGCGCAAAAGCCTCATGATTGACGAACGCAATAAGAAACACAACCTTGCAGAGAATGAAGATGTATTGTCCTCCCGTATTGAAAGAATAATAGATGATATTGAGTGTAGACGGAAAGAGTTGAAAGTCGAATCACTTTCTTTCAATACTTTCTACGAATACTCAGTACAGCGCATCCCAGACATCTGCAATGAGAACAGCATTGCAGGAATAGACATTTCCACTTACAGATACATGATGAGAGACTTTTACCGTGGTGGAAACCACGATAAAACACTTAATGAAAATATGGACAGTAGTCTGTTTGATGAAACTTTTATCGTGTTTGAAATTGACAGTATAAAAGATGACCCTCTTCTTTTCCCTCTTGTCACACTCATCATCATGGATGTTTTCCTTCAAAAGATGAGAATAAAAAAGAATCGCAAATGCCTGGTAATTGAAGAGGCATGGAAAGCTATAGCCAG from Butyricimonas virosa encodes the following:
- a CDS encoding DUF4134 domain-containing protein, which translates into the protein MFQKTKRFFSGLSFPKKAQMLCLMMVLGATSLMAQNVAGDYSAGTAALTQVSEEIAKYVPIVVKLCYAIAGVVAVVGAISVYIAMNNEEQDVKKKIMMIVGACIFLIAAAQALPMFFGLS
- a CDS encoding DUF4133 domain-containing protein, with the protein product MKDNDEHYPVYPVFKGLQRPLEFMGIQGRYIYWAAGTIGAAIVGFIIAYCIAGFILGLAVLAIAITIGAGLILFKQRKGLHSKRQDQGVFIYAHSKKM
- a CDS encoding DUF4134 domain-containing protein, with product MIRHKVIKIICVLHIMLIPCSVFAKSGSVNYSWGADALASMHDFVVTMMMYVQYIIYAAAGIFAVISAFQIYIKMNSGEDGFVKHVLTLFGACLFIIGASLVLPAFFGYRI
- a CDS encoding helicase HerA domain-containing protein — translated: MITYIILVFLALCIGMAISVYTFGTGGKRKRIFQDIYFSVEDAGGIGVLYTKTGEYSAVLKVENPVQQYCANIDAYYEFTQLFTAIAQTLGEGYAMHKQDIFVKKQFSDENNKAKMEFLSSSYFKYFTGRAYTDCECYLTITQEVKKSRLFSYDSKKWKDFLVKIRKVHDLMKDAGVHVRFLNKQEVSEYVDRYFAMNFKDKLIPMSNFKVDDECISMGDKRCKIYSLVDVDSISLPSVIRPYTNVEVNNSSMPVDLISAVSSIPNTEAVVYNQILFIPNQKRELAMLDKKKNRHSSMPNPSNQMAVDDIKRVQEVIARESKQLVYTHYNIVIVMSADSDVNKCTNHLENSFSRLGIHISKRAYNQLELFVNSFPGNCYGMNPEYDRFLTLSDAAACLMYKERILHSELTPLKIYYTDRQGVPVAIDITGKEGTEKLTDNSNFFCLGPSGSGKSFHMNSVVRQLHEQGTDIVMVDTGNSYEGLCEYLGGKYISYTEEKPITMNPFRINRQELNVEKVGFLKNLILLIWKGSQGSVTKTEDRLIEQVITEYYDTYFNGFNGFTPPQREDLRKSLMIDERNKKHNLAENEDVLSSRIERIIDDIECRRKELKVESLSFNTFYEYSVQRIPDICNENSIAGIDISTYRYMMRDFYRGGNHDKTLNENMDSSLFDETFIVFEIDSIKDDPLLFPLVTLIIMDVFLQKMRIKKNRKCLVIEEAWKAIASPLMAEYIKFMYKTARKFWASVGVVTQEIQDIIGSEIVKEAIINNSDVVMLLDQSKFRERFDTIKAILGLTDVDCKKIFTINRLDNKEGRSFFREVFIRRGTTSGVYGVEEPHECYMTYTTERAEKEALKLYKAELQCSHQEAIKRYCSDWEKSGIGKSLAFAQTVNKAGKVLNLTHSQSQNA